GTTCACACTAATTCTGGTTTTGTTATATCCTGGGTTCATTCGATTCGAATGGTCACTAACCAGTAGTTCTCTCTCCCCCAGGCCATGAAggcaaaaaacgaaaaaaaaatctaaaaatccctcAAAGCCGatagaaagaaagaaacaaacaaattctcttcttctctctctttcCTGTGTCTGCTAAGTTCGAAGCAACCGATACAGAACAGAATCAGTCCTTCTGAGTTCTGGACAGAGAGAGGGTTTTTCTTCCCCCttctgaaaccctaactttctccattttcaaaaccctaacttttttgataattttttgaAATTTAAGATAGTGAAGAAGAGCAAATTGTTGTGGAAAGTTggtaaagaagaagaggaggatatgTATAGAGATCGAGGAAGTGTTGGATCGAAATCAGAAATCGCTTCGCTTGATCGTAAGAGAATAAATGATGCCCTAGATAAACACTTGGAGAAATCTTCaccatctacttctaaaggtggTGGAGGAGGAAAAGACAAAGATAATAATAGGTTATCTATTCCTTCTACTTCTTCTCTCAAACAGCAACAACCTCCTGATCATAGAGATTCTCGTTCTGCTTCTCTCCCCAAAAACAAGGTTTCTGATGGTAAGCTTTTTATGATTTCTtttattcatcatttttatttttacgtatttattgtgttgcttgttttcttatttattttttttcctttttgattttCTATGActtaatttttttccattttgaaAGATTATTTACTATGTGGATTTGGTAGTGGTAGTTATTTGTGAATTACTATGTATAGCTTTATTGGATGCTTCAGTGAGACTGGCATTAATACAAAGTTATTTTAGAATGTTCTATGATTATCATGATTTGGCGAGTTTCCGGCTTATAGATAAAGTTTCGATACATGTTTTTGCAACCTTCTGTTATTTATGGTTAGTGGATTCCCATACTTGAAATAATGGATATGGATACCACACCAAAGTGAGTTAAGAAATCCGCTATTGAATGCAGCAAAATGGAAAACAGCATCCTATTTATTGCAATCTCAGTCCCCCTAGTAAGAGAATTCTTTATACTGTTCAAAATAATATGTAGATTTTAACTTACAGGTTCCTAAATGCGTGTTTTGGCTAGTTAAGCTTTAGTGGCTGGTGGTTATTACGGGAACAGTACACGTATATCCTGAACACACAAACAATGATATGTCACTTTTAGTGGGACTTTCAGTTTTCTCAGTTATATATAaaattgataaaccaatctagATTTCTTTGGTTTACGGTGTTTTTATCTGGAGTAGAATGATCTTTTCATATTAGTTCATATGCCTTAGGTTCTTTGACAACGGGAACACTCCAAtctctttttgtgttgttttctttttcacTTAACAACCATCTATGAAGGTAATTTATGGTTAGCTTACCCTTTAAAGTTGTGATTTGCTGTTGTGCTGATGGATGTTCTTATTTTCATACAGCCGAGGAGTCTGATACAGACAGCGAAGAGTCAGATGTAAGTGGTTCAGATGGGGATGACACTTCTTGGATCTCATGGTTTTGTAATCTTCGAGGAAATGAGTTCTTCTGTGAGGTTGACGACGAGTACATTCAAGATGATTTCAATCTTTGTGGCTTAAGCAGTCAAGTTCCATATTACGATTGTGCGCTTGATTTGATTTTGGATGTCGAATCTTCTCATGGTAATCATTTGTCTTATCTTTCGTAGGTTGGTTCATATAGCTCGGTTTTGTTATCCAATGGGTACTTCTAGCCAAAGTGGCATGAGTTACATATGTGATTTTCGCTTGTTTAAATTTTGTTCATCCATGATTAAGTTGCATTTATGGACCCCCTGAATAGCTACCTAACGCAAGGTGGGTCCTTCTGTCCTTACACACGCTCACATGATTAGGATATTATCCAATAGTTCGTTTTGTGGTACTTCACGCTGCGTTTTATGTAGTCCAGATAGGAGAGTTTGTTAGACTGACAAAAATTACCATTTTATGTCTTTACTTCCACTGTTGTGTGCAAACTCTTTGGCTTTTTGGATGTCGAATCTTCTCATGGTAATCATTTGTCTTATCTTTCGTAGGTTGGTTCATATAGCTCGGTTTTGTTATGAATGGGTAATTCTAGCCAAAGTGGCATGAGTTACATATATGATTTTCGCTTGTTTAAATTTTGTTCATCCATGATTAAGTTGCATTTATGGACTCCCTGAATAGCTACCTAACGCAAGGTGGGTCCTTCTGTCCTTACACGCTCACATGATTAGGATATTATCCGATAGTTCGTGTTGCAGTCCAAATAAGAGAGTTTGTTAGACTGACAAAATTTACCATTTTATGTCTTTACTTCCACTGTTGTGTGCAAACTCTTAGGCTTTTTGAATTGTAGATCTGGGTTGTAGCGAAACCCAACAGTAGCATAGCGTGTGGATCACACAGTTTTATCGAACTAAGTCCTGCGCTGAACTTTGAACACTTGTCGACAATGTGACCTCGAATACTGTCTATATTCAGTATTGTCATCGTTTACTCAGTTCTGACTTATCTTAGAGTGTAGGAAAATTTTCAAAATAGGCCTTGTGTGAAGTATGGATCTTTAAGTGAAGCAGATTCTAATGGGATTTTATGAATAGTATTTTTGTTAAATTGATAAGTTTACTTGTAACAGGTAATTTAGTAGCTTTAGGGATCCTATAGGGAACTGGTTTTTCCTGTGTTACAACGACAAGGACACGGAGTCGGTGTCTTGTGTCCAGTTCGTTACTTTGACACATCAACTTAATAAACAAGAAAACGGGGACACGGTTTGCACAAAGTAGATAAGTAGTTTAACATAGATAGCGAGAGAAAATATCCAAGGCCAAAAAAGGGAAAATCTCTCTTTGTAAGGTGTATATTATCTTACAATCGTACTAAATGGAGATGATAGAGCTTAAAGAATAACTTTTTAAGTAAGACTTCTAAAAGAATATCCTAACAACTAAGTCTAACCACTATTATTGTAAAAGTTTAGAGTAACTGAGgtattttagattttcttttatattttttggtGAGTGAGCCGTGTCCATGTCCAAACGTGTTGACGCGGCTCCAAAAAATAATTAGGCGTGTAGTCGTAACAcaggttttttcatgaacaattCTGAATTGGACATTCAGTTGGTGTTGTGAGCACTTGGTTTTGTACCCATTATTTTGGTTGACCTGCAATGTCTAACTTAAGGTGTTATAGTATGAATTTCATGATACACCTGCAACTTATAGGATAGACCTTATTTAGTAAATTGTGGACTCCACGACCACGATGAATCTGTAATTTTtaagcaattttttttcttcttttcatttttaggtGGATATCTTATAATATAATTGAGCAAATAGTTAATTAGTAACTGAGCTTAATATGATACAGATGAGAGGAATTTCGTGGACTACAATGTTGATGATAGTGGTTTGTGCTATATAAGGTTGAATGAGCTATTACTAAGGATCCTCCTTGATATTAATTTGTTGCCAGTTCAGTTAGGGGAATGAACTCTATAAAACTTTGCCACAGAGTGTGAGTTTACCCATCAGAAGAGTGTCATATGTCGGAGTTTCTGTGTGGTTATTCGATCATTAGCTATTGAAGCATCCTAATGTAGTATTAGGTTGACTCTGACCGAGTTGTTCTTCATTTTGTCCAGTTGATGAGCAACCTTGTCTTACTTAGCCACACGCATAATCAACCAGCAACCATGTCTTACTTAGCCACCCTCACAATCAACCACTAGTTTTCTTGGGCAGGTCTTAGTTAACAATGCTTTGACTTGTGAGAGATCATCCAACCGTAGACCACTACTTTATTAGCCATGATAAGTTTCTCTTGAACGGAATGATCCTTATCCTGTTATGCATGCATGTATGATCTACAATATCATTCAATGCTATCGCCTCGTAACATTTGTCCTACCAGGTGTAAGCTGTATAATTTAAACAGAAAATAATTATCAAATTTTGGAGGACATCTCTCGGTGGTCCTTCACTGATTACTTTTAAGCATTTTATAACATGTCTCGGTGTTTCTTCACTGGTTATTATTAAACATTTTCAGTTCAGCACTCCAATCTAACTTATGTTCAGCTATTAAGAGACCTAGACGACCCAAGTGAGGAGACATTTCACTGTCCTCCCATATTTGGCAAACCATCTTGTAGAAAATGTGGACAGGAGTTGACTGAAACCAAAGTACTGATAGAACTTTTCCATCGCTTATTCTTGATTCATGTTATGGTTTTTTTGTAGGTGATATGTTCACCGAGGAGCAGAATGAATTGGT
The nucleotide sequence above comes from Papaver somniferum cultivar HN1 chromosome 8, ASM357369v1, whole genome shotgun sequence. Encoded proteins:
- the LOC113302605 gene encoding casein kinase II subunit beta-1-like encodes the protein MYRDRGSVGSKSEIASLDRKRINDALDKHLEKSSPSTSKGGGGGKDKDNNRLSIPSTSSLKQQQPPDHRDSRSASLPKNKVSDAEESDTDSEESDVSGSDGDDTSWISWFCNLRGNEFFCEVDDEYIQDDFNLCGLSSQVPYYDCALDLILDVESSHGDMFTEEQNELVESAAEMLYGLIHVRYILTSKGMAAMLEKYKNYDFGRCPRVYCCGQPCLPVGQSDIPRSSTVKIYCPKCEDIYYPRSKYQGNIDGAYFGTTFPHLFLMTYGHLKPQKASQSYIQRIFGFKIHRP